The Campylobacter concisus genome has a window encoding:
- a CDS encoding amino acid ABC transporter permease, which yields MNAQNLAKFLFFIIIVSLGTYFFYPRDLSEAQEIAYIKSYGVTLGLTIGGIAIGITLGFILAFIKFLDIKVLNFVIDEYIDILRGTPVILQLLIFSVVIFATWSDNFYVAVIALGLNSSAYVAEIVRSGINSVDKGQMEAARAMGLNYYVSMCEVVFPQATKNILPALANEFISLFKETSVVGYISVVDITMQSKSLQAVFYSPEPVIFTGIVYYVSVKFFTLLVKLLERRLNRHD from the coding sequence TTGAACGCTCAAAATTTAGCCAAATTTCTATTTTTTATAATAATTGTCTCACTTGGAACATACTTTTTCTATCCAAGAGATCTTAGTGAGGCGCAAGAGATCGCATATATTAAAAGTTACGGAGTAACACTTGGCCTTACGATAGGCGGTATTGCTATAGGCATCACACTTGGATTTATTTTAGCTTTTATTAAATTTTTAGATATCAAGGTTTTAAATTTCGTCATAGATGAGTATATCGACATCTTGCGTGGAACGCCTGTAATACTTCAACTTCTAATATTTTCTGTGGTGATTTTCGCCACTTGGAGCGATAACTTCTACGTCGCTGTGATCGCACTTGGGCTAAATAGCTCGGCATACGTCGCTGAGATCGTAAGAAGCGGCATAAATAGCGTTGATAAAGGCCAGATGGAGGCAGCCCGTGCGATGGGTCTAAACTACTACGTTTCTATGTGTGAGGTAGTCTTTCCACAAGCTACAAAAAACATCTTGCCAGCGCTTGCAAATGAATTTATCTCGCTTTTTAAAGAGACTTCAGTCGTTGGCTACATAAGTGTCGTTGATATTACGATGCAAAGTAAGAGCCTTCAAGCGGTCTTTTACAGCCCAGAGCCAGTCATTTTTACGGGCATTGTATATTACGTGAGCGTTAAATTTTTCACCCTTTTGGTGAAACTACTTGAGAGGAGACTAAATCGCCATGATTGA
- the putP gene encoding sodium/proline symporter PutP: protein MSFGSYLAIAIYFGFLLFIGRYFYDKNASMNEYLLDNRQMGPVVTALSAGASDMSGWMLLGVPGALYATGVANVWMIAGLIVGAYCNYLFLAKRLRVYTEVASDSITIPDFLENRFKDRTKILRIISGLIILIFFTLYVSSGIIAGGKTFESFFGLKFAYGAVFTLIIVVFYTFFGGFKAVSITDAFQGLLMFCVLVSIPVVAYLNLDLPSDTNLIKEISRLDANHLNPFRDQTFWGILGLLAWGFGYFGQPHIIVRFMAIRDSKELAKARRIGIGWMTIGLLGAIMSGLIGFVYFSQRGGLSDPETVFLKLGELLFPPFFIGIIISAVLSAIMSTISSQLLVTSSSVTKDFIFAFYKKEVSQSTQTAISRYAVVAVAIIATVLAFISTDNVLNVVGNAWAGFGASFGPVLLFSLYWKRMSALGALAGMIAGGATVIFWITSGLNAYVYEILPGILTSSLAIIMVSIWGDAINKMTSEPHEQVIKDEFEKMKTRL, encoded by the coding sequence ATGAGCTTTGGGTCTTATTTAGCCATCGCCATCTATTTTGGTTTCTTGCTCTTTATCGGACGATATTTCTACGATAAAAACGCAAGTATGAACGAGTATCTACTGGATAACCGCCAAATGGGTCCAGTCGTCACCGCACTTAGCGCTGGCGCTTCTGATATGAGTGGTTGGATGCTACTTGGCGTGCCCGGGGCCTTATACGCAACTGGCGTTGCAAATGTCTGGATGATAGCTGGCCTTATCGTGGGAGCTTACTGCAACTACTTATTTCTAGCAAAAAGGCTTAGGGTCTATACCGAGGTTGCAAGTGATAGCATCACGATACCTGATTTTTTAGAAAACCGCTTTAAAGATAGGACGAAAATTTTAAGGATCATATCTGGCCTTATCATCTTGATATTTTTCACACTTTACGTAAGTAGTGGCATCATCGCTGGCGGCAAGACATTTGAGAGCTTTTTTGGCTTAAAATTTGCATACGGAGCGGTCTTTACGCTCATAATCGTAGTCTTTTACACATTTTTTGGTGGATTTAAGGCTGTTAGCATAACTGACGCATTTCAGGGTCTTTTGATGTTTTGTGTCCTAGTCTCGATCCCAGTCGTGGCATATCTAAATTTAGACTTGCCAAGCGATACAAATTTGATAAAAGAGATAAGCAGGCTTGATGCAAATCACCTAAATCCATTTAGAGACCAGACTTTCTGGGGTATTTTAGGCCTTCTAGCTTGGGGGTTTGGCTACTTTGGACAGCCACATATCATCGTTAGATTTATGGCGATACGCGACTCAAAAGAGCTTGCAAAGGCAAGAAGGATCGGCATTGGCTGGATGACGATCGGCCTACTAGGTGCAATTATGAGCGGACTTATCGGCTTTGTCTATTTTAGCCAAAGAGGCGGACTAAGCGATCCTGAGACCGTGTTTTTAAAGCTTGGTGAGTTACTTTTCCCGCCATTTTTTATAGGTATTATCATCTCAGCCGTGCTTTCAGCTATCATGAGCACCATCTCAAGCCAGCTCTTAGTCACTTCAAGCTCGGTCACAAAGGACTTCATCTTTGCCTTTTATAAAAAAGAGGTGAGCCAAAGCACGCAAACAGCGATCAGCCGCTACGCAGTCGTGGCCGTAGCGATAATTGCCACCGTACTTGCCTTTATCTCTACAGATAACGTTCTAAACGTTGTTGGCAACGCTTGGGCTGGATTTGGCGCGAGCTTTGGACCAGTGCTACTTTTTAGCCTTTACTGGAAGCGTATGAGCGCACTTGGAGCGCTTGCTGGCATGATAGCTGGCGGTGCGACCGTGATATTTTGGATAACATCAGGACTAAATGCCTATGTTTATGAAATTTTACCAGGCATTTTAACCTCAAGCCTAGCCATCATCATGGTCAGTATCTGGGGCGACGCGATAAATAAAATGACTAGCGAGCCACACGAGCAAGTGATAAAAGATGAATTTGAAAAGATGAAAACAAGACTTTAA
- a CDS encoding AIPR family protein yields the protein MAVTKYESYYKQIKESVDEIKENYDYKNSSNAFIHWYLKNHLFLEEQEIGEAIIDGFGDNGIDAILLNEEEKELIVMQFKFPKDINGINYEISQGDILKTFNGFNLLIDKTTNQESNIQFNQFKERINDMDIFSFKIFFVSFNKGIDAIANKELVENFARNFKKDYGSELQIKIHDKSIISNIYEKMNRKNDLEITLSYKQLASAYDIDSMNIKSYVGLVNGRSLISSIENSIETIFDENIRLYEGKTSVNNSIKATASNPKESEMFYFYNNGVTVICDKVNNSPNKLSVSLKGVSIVNGCQTVTSLYDLYTQNKLENGVDILTRIIEISDYNERMKITEYLNSQNPIKDSYFIANHTIIRDLQKSLENKGYYLERQINEFEYKKHYGGKGLNNLVPIKLESVIQHYVGYWLDEYASTAKRGKGLLFDKNKIDEILMDINADRVIEANNMYREISKIITSYRRTRRNENKTEISDFLGIPHSDFLNKIDEYLFMNTGDIVILNTAKLLKDKYKNQKIEFNDKKLIKDAILLIHKNIIETYPDGVRNISALTKNTKLFKEIKQYIDNLQ from the coding sequence ATGGCAGTTACGAAATATGAATCATATTATAAACAAATTAAAGAGTCAGTTGATGAGATCAAAGAAAATTATGATTACAAAAATTCATCAAATGCATTCATACATTGGTATTTAAAAAATCATTTATTTTTAGAAGAACAAGAGATTGGTGAAGCAATAATTGATGGCTTTGGTGATAATGGTATAGATGCAATCTTACTAAATGAAGAAGAAAAAGAACTAATTGTAATGCAATTCAAGTTTCCAAAAGATATAAATGGTATTAATTATGAAATAAGCCAAGGCGATATATTAAAAACTTTTAATGGTTTTAATTTGTTAATTGATAAAACAACGAACCAAGAATCAAATATTCAGTTTAATCAATTCAAAGAACGAATAAATGATATGGATATTTTTAGTTTTAAGATTTTTTTTGTTAGCTTTAATAAAGGCATAGATGCAATTGCTAATAAAGAATTAGTAGAAAACTTTGCTAGAAACTTTAAAAAAGATTATGGCAGTGAATTACAAATAAAAATTCATGATAAATCAATAATTTCTAATATATATGAAAAAATGAATAGGAAAAATGATTTAGAGATTACACTTTCATATAAACAGTTGGCTTCTGCATATGATATAGATTCAATGAATATAAAATCATATGTTGGATTGGTTAATGGTAGGTCTCTTATATCTTCTATTGAAAATAGTATTGAAACTATTTTTGATGAAAACATAAGATTGTACGAGGGGAAAACTAGTGTTAACAATTCGATTAAGGCTACAGCATCTAATCCTAAAGAAAGTGAAATGTTCTATTTCTACAATAATGGAGTTACTGTTATATGCGATAAAGTTAATAATAGTCCAAATAAATTGAGTGTTTCTTTAAAAGGGGTATCTATAGTAAATGGGTGTCAAACAGTAACATCTTTATATGATTTATACACTCAAAACAAACTTGAAAATGGAGTGGATATTTTGACAAGGATTATCGAAATATCAGACTATAATGAAAGAATGAAGATTACGGAGTATTTGAATTCCCAAAATCCAATAAAAGATAGTTATTTTATAGCAAACCACACAATAATTAGAGACTTGCAAAAATCATTAGAAAATAAAGGATATTATCTAGAAAGACAAATTAATGAGTTTGAATATAAAAAACATTATGGAGGAAAGGGTCTTAATAATCTTGTTCCAATAAAATTAGAAAGCGTTATACAACATTATGTAGGATATTGGCTTGATGAGTATGCTTCTACAGCTAAAAGAGGAAAAGGTCTATTGTTTGATAAAAATAAAATTGATGAAATATTGATGGACATAAATGCAGATAGGGTTATAGAAGCTAATAATATGTATAGAGAAATTAGCAAAATAATAACCAGCTATAGAAGGACTAGAAGAAATGAAAATAAGACGGAAATATCTGACTTTTTAGGTATACCTCATTCTGATTTTTTGAATAAGATTGATGAGTATTTGTTTATGAATACAGGTGATATAGTTATATTAAATACAGCAAAATTATTAAAGGATAAATATAAAAATCAAAAAATAGAATTTAATGATAAAAAGTTAATTAAGGATGCAATACTTTTAATACACAAAAATATAATTGAGACTTATCCGGATGGTGTTAGAAATATTTCTGCATTAACTAAAAATACTAAACTTTTTAAGGAAATAAAACAGTATATAGACAATTTACAATAG
- the guaA gene encoding glutamine-hydrolyzing GMP synthase, whose amino-acid sequence MNNTIIVLDFGSQYTQLIARRLREEGVYTEILPFNAKLSDIKAKDPKGIILSGGPASVYAKDAYFCDNGVFELNIPILGVCYGMQLLAHTHGAEVLAADHKEYGKAELSVVKEHDLFKDTPSKQIVWMSHSDYVKDLPKGFEAIAISENSPYCAFGDDKRKFYAIQFHAEVQHSEYGTQILKNFAKYICGCESTWNMGSFAKNKIEEIRKTVGTHKVLCAVSGGVDSSVTAALLAAAVPENLILVFVDNGLLRTNEKEQVEATFRTKLGVELVSIDASETFLGRLAGVVDPEKKRKIIGETFIEIFEKEAKKHGDVKFLAQGTLYTDIIESSVVGSSKTIKSHHNVGGLPDWMTFELIEPLREIFKDEVRKLGLELGLSRELVFRHPFPGPGLAIRIMGEVNKPSLELLRKADVILRDELKSSGWYNKTWQAFCVLLNVNSVGVMGDNRTYENAVCVRVVDASDGMTASFSRLPYDLLENVSRRIINEVNGINRVVYDISSKPPATIEWE is encoded by the coding sequence ATGAACAATACGATTATAGTTTTGGACTTTGGTTCGCAGTATACTCAGCTAATAGCTAGAAGGCTAAGAGAAGAAGGAGTTTATACTGAAATTTTGCCATTTAACGCAAAACTAAGCGATATAAAGGCGAAAGATCCAAAAGGTATCATTCTAAGTGGTGGTCCAGCTAGTGTTTATGCTAAAGATGCCTACTTTTGCGATAACGGCGTCTTTGAGTTAAATATCCCTATACTTGGCGTTTGCTACGGTATGCAGCTACTTGCTCACACGCATGGTGCTGAGGTTTTAGCCGCTGATCACAAAGAGTACGGCAAGGCTGAACTTAGCGTCGTAAAAGAGCACGATCTTTTTAAAGATACACCTTCAAAACAAATCGTATGGATGAGTCATAGCGACTATGTAAAAGACCTGCCAAAGGGCTTTGAGGCGATTGCGATTAGCGAAAATTCGCCTTATTGCGCTTTTGGCGATGATAAGCGTAAATTTTATGCGATCCAGTTTCATGCAGAGGTGCAACATAGCGAGTATGGCACGCAAATTTTAAAGAATTTTGCCAAATATATCTGCGGTTGCGAGAGCACATGGAACATGGGAAGCTTCGCTAAAAATAAGATAGAAGAGATAAGAAAAACAGTGGGCACTCACAAGGTGCTTTGTGCAGTTAGTGGCGGCGTGGATAGCTCTGTGACTGCGGCACTTTTAGCAGCTGCTGTGCCTGAAAATTTGATCCTTGTTTTTGTCGATAACGGACTTCTTAGAACAAACGAAAAAGAGCAAGTTGAAGCTACATTTAGAACAAAGCTTGGTGTTGAGCTAGTTAGTATAGATGCGAGCGAGACCTTTTTAGGTCGCTTGGCCGGCGTCGTTGATCCTGAGAAAAAACGCAAGATCATAGGCGAGACATTTATAGAAATTTTTGAAAAAGAGGCTAAGAAGCATGGCGATGTGAAATTTCTAGCTCAAGGTACTCTTTATACTGACATCATCGAAAGCTCTGTCGTTGGTTCAAGCAAGACGATAAAGAGCCACCACAACGTTGGAGGCTTGCCTGATTGGATGACGTTTGAGCTAATAGAGCCTTTAAGAGAGATTTTTAAAGACGAGGTTAGAAAGCTAGGACTTGAGCTTGGACTAAGCCGCGAGCTAGTCTTCCGCCATCCTTTCCCTGGACCTGGCCTTGCTATCCGCATCATGGGCGAGGTAAATAAACCAAGCCTTGAGCTACTTCGTAAAGCTGACGTGATCTTGCGCGATGAGCTAAAAAGTAGTGGCTGGTATAACAAAACTTGGCAGGCATTCTGCGTACTTTTAAATGTAAATTCTGTTGGCGTTATGGGCGATAACCGCACTTACGAAAACGCTGTTTGTGTGCGCGTGGTCGATGCAAGTGATGGCATGACTGCAAGCTTTTCAAGGCTTCCTTATGATCTGCTTGAAAACGTAAGCCGCCGCATCATAAACGAGGTAAATGGTATAAACCGCGTAGTTTACGACATCTCAAGCAAGCCACCTGCAACTATCGAGTGGGAGTAA
- the nhaD gene encoding sodium:proton antiporter NhaD, producing the protein MRLFGLLGLFFAIAFGADGEAAAIDLTTTWAGILSLIIFVVGYFFIAAEENFHIDKAKPAIFIGTFMFLLIGVYMLINGMDVHSLEHEVNHLILEIAQIVFFLMVAMTFIEALVERDVFNALKYNLVSKGYTYRKLFWLTGILAFFISPVADNLTTALILSTVLLTIDRNNTNFLVAGAINIVVAANAGGAWSPFGDITTLMVWAAGKSPFLDFFALFPASFIGWFVTAFLLSRIVPNTAPHFDVANEPKVVMKKGGKAVIFIGAFTIFCAVMMHQLFHLPAMWGMMFGFSLLSLYTYYFKKAHKDEEPMNVFHYMSKIENNTLFFFFGILAAVGALHFAGFLNYAVSLYDKFGSTPVNIGVGFLSAVVDNVPVMSAVLKANPAMGADAGEAMSQWLLVTLTAGIGGSMISFGSAAGVGVMGKLKGIYTFGAHMKYAWMVVLGYIVSLIVWYVQFEIFHIYF; encoded by the coding sequence ATGAGGTTATTTGGACTTCTAGGCTTGTTTTTTGCTATAGCCTTTGGTGCTGACGGAGAAGCTGCGGCTATTGACTTAACTACTACATGGGCGGGAATTTTATCGCTTATCATTTTTGTTGTTGGATACTTTTTCATAGCAGCAGAAGAGAATTTTCACATCGACAAGGCAAAACCTGCCATTTTTATCGGCACTTTTATGTTTTTGCTAATCGGCGTTTATATGCTTATAAATGGCATGGATGTGCATTCGCTAGAGCACGAGGTAAATCACCTGATCTTAGAGATAGCTCAGATCGTATTTTTCTTAATGGTAGCGATGACATTTATCGAAGCACTTGTTGAAAGAGATGTATTTAACGCACTTAAATACAACCTAGTTTCAAAAGGCTACACTTACAGAAAGCTATTTTGGCTAACTGGTATTTTGGCGTTTTTCATTAGCCCAGTGGCTGATAACCTAACAACAGCGCTTATCCTATCAACCGTGCTTTTAACGATAGATAGAAATAATACAAATTTCCTAGTCGCAGGTGCGATAAACATCGTTGTAGCAGCAAATGCAGGAGGAGCGTGGAGCCCATTTGGTGATATCACTACACTTATGGTTTGGGCGGCTGGCAAGTCACCATTTTTAGACTTTTTTGCACTTTTCCCAGCTTCATTTATCGGCTGGTTTGTGACAGCGTTTTTACTTTCACGCATCGTGCCAAATACTGCGCCTCATTTTGACGTGGCAAATGAGCCAAAAGTGGTTATGAAAAAGGGTGGTAAAGCGGTTATCTTTATAGGTGCATTTACTATCTTTTGTGCAGTTATGATGCACCAGTTATTTCACTTACCAGCGATGTGGGGCATGATGTTTGGCTTCTCACTGCTTAGCCTTTACACATATTATTTCAAAAAAGCTCACAAAGACGAAGAGCCTATGAACGTCTTTCACTATATGTCAAAGATCGAGAACAACACGCTATTTTTCTTCTTTGGGATTTTAGCTGCAGTTGGCGCTCTTCACTTTGCTGGATTTTTAAATTACGCTGTGTCACTTTATGATAAATTTGGCTCAACACCTGTAAATATCGGTGTTGGCTTCCTTTCAGCAGTCGTTGATAACGTCCCTGTTATGTCAGCCGTTCTAAAAGCAAATCCAGCTATGGGAGCTGATGCGGGCGAGGCTATGAGTCAGTGGCTACTTGTGACACTTACAGCTGGTATCGGCGGTTCGATGATCAGCTTTGGCTCAGCAGCTGGCGTTGGAGTAATGGGTAAATTAAAAGGAATTTATACCTTTGGTGCGCATATGAAATATGCATGGATGGTAGTTTTAGGATACATCGTATCACTCATTGTTTGGTATGTGCAGTTTGAAATTTTTCACATCTACTTTTAA
- a CDS encoding LptM family lipoprotein: MDSIYHKFGVFHKAILSSFILIFALFALSGCGYKDDPFYGDAPVKEKKTDKINKI, from the coding sequence GTGGATAGCATCTATCATAAATTTGGCGTCTTTCATAAGGCAATCTTATCATCTTTTATTTTAATTTTCGCTCTTTTTGCACTTAGTGGCTGCGGCTACAAGGACGATCCATTTTATGGCGATGCACCTGTAAAAGAGAAAAAAACAGATAAGATCAATAAAATTTGA
- the uvrC gene encoding excinuclease ABC subunit UvrC: MLIDEIRTLPNEPGVYQYFDAQNRLLYVGKAKILKNRVKSYFKFTPSLAPAEKLSPRISKMISEAVHLEYIVTPSEADALILENSFIKQLKPKYNILLRDDKTYPYIFINLNDEFPRFEITRKVVKGSNIRYFGPYFSGAGELLEALYLNFNLVQKKSCIKGKKACLFYQLKRCYAPCEGKISKENYAKIVADATAALQNPNLLIARLEELMLNYAKAEDYEQAAATRDKMQTLKNMQTKVEVDLAKLEDFEAYSVACVHDMICAVRFSVQSGKITGVKTDITQAKNAQKDEINEAYKQAILKSFIAGQPIISTKIYVNENFEDSELVEEILNERFGRKFSITCPKIGDKRKICEIATKNAEVSIEKYLKTHDNELLNEIKEYFNLAHTPYVVEAYDNSHLFGEASVGAMVRYEHGEWAKQNYRHMHLNSKNDYDQMRESLTARALRFDKLSPPDLWVIDGGEALLNLACEILASSGANVDVIAISKEKIDAKAHRAKGEAKDKIYTKNGSFSLSTSDKKLQFFQKMRDESHRFVISFHRKTRQKNDMQRSVLRQAGVSEGSIAKLISFYGSFDKISEANLDEVAKITNKSVAAKLLTLKEGNLK, from the coding sequence ATGCTGATAGACGAGATAAGAACGCTTCCAAATGAGCCTGGCGTATATCAATATTTTGACGCTCAAAACAGACTTTTATATGTCGGCAAGGCCAAAATTTTAAAAAACAGGGTCAAAAGCTACTTTAAATTTACCCCAAGCCTAGCTCCAGCTGAAAAACTAAGCCCAAGAATTTCAAAGATGATAAGCGAGGCTGTGCATCTTGAATACATCGTCACACCAAGCGAGGCAGACGCGCTCATACTTGAAAATTCGTTTATCAAACAGCTAAAACCAAAATACAACATCTTGCTTCGTGACGACAAGACCTACCCTTATATCTTTATAAATTTAAACGATGAATTTCCTAGATTTGAGATCACTAGAAAGGTGGTAAAAGGCTCAAATATACGCTATTTTGGGCCATATTTTAGCGGAGCAGGAGAGCTTCTTGAGGCGCTTTATTTAAATTTCAACCTAGTTCAGAAAAAGTCCTGCATCAAAGGCAAAAAAGCTTGCCTTTTTTACCAGCTAAAACGCTGCTACGCCCCATGTGAGGGCAAAATTTCAAAAGAAAACTACGCCAAAATAGTCGCTGACGCCACAGCCGCTTTGCAAAATCCAAATTTGTTAATCGCTCGCCTTGAAGAGCTCATGCTAAACTACGCCAAGGCCGAAGACTACGAGCAAGCAGCCGCGACTAGAGATAAGATGCAAACGCTTAAAAATATGCAAACAAAGGTCGAGGTCGATCTTGCCAAGCTTGAAGACTTTGAGGCCTACTCAGTCGCTTGCGTGCATGATATGATCTGCGCAGTGAGATTTAGCGTGCAAAGTGGCAAGATAACAGGCGTAAAAACCGATATCACGCAGGCTAAAAACGCTCAAAAAGACGAGATAAACGAGGCTTATAAGCAGGCCATTTTAAAAAGCTTTATCGCTGGTCAGCCAATAATTAGCACCAAAATTTACGTCAATGAAAACTTTGAAGATAGCGAACTGGTGGAGGAAATTTTAAACGAGAGGTTTGGGCGTAAATTTAGCATCACATGCCCAAAAATAGGCGATAAGCGTAAAATTTGCGAGATCGCTACAAAAAACGCTGAAGTTAGCATCGAAAAATACCTAAAAACACACGACAACGAGCTATTAAACGAGATAAAAGAGTATTTTAATCTAGCTCACACGCCTTACGTGGTCGAAGCTTACGACAACTCACACCTTTTTGGCGAGGCAAGTGTCGGAGCGATGGTGCGCTATGAGCATGGCGAGTGGGCGAAACAAAACTACCGCCACATGCATCTAAATTCCAAAAACGACTACGATCAGATGAGAGAGAGCCTCACTGCTAGAGCACTTAGGTTTGATAAGCTTAGTCCGCCTGATCTTTGGGTCATTGATGGTGGCGAAGCGCTTTTAAATTTAGCTTGCGAAATTTTAGCAAGCAGTGGTGCAAACGTCGATGTAATCGCTATCTCAAAAGAAAAAATAGACGCCAAAGCTCACCGCGCAAAAGGCGAAGCAAAGGATAAAATTTATACAAAAAATGGCAGCTTTAGCCTAAGCACGAGCGATAAAAAGCTGCAGTTTTTCCAAAAGATGCGCGATGAGAGCCATAGATTTGTCATCAGTTTTCACAGAAAAACAAGGCAGAAAAACGATATGCAAAGATCAGTGCTAAGACAAGCTGGCGTATCTGAGGGCAGTATCGCGAAATTAATCAGCTTTTACGGAAGTTTTGATAAAATCAGCGAAGCAAATTTAGACGAAGTGGCAAAAATAACAAACAAAAGCGTGGCAGCAAAGCTTTTAACGCTCAAAGAAGGAAATTTGAAGTGA
- a CDS encoding anthranilate synthase component I family protein — translation MLLEQPLFYYEAIREKFKNSYLAEDKTQTIIGIDCEYIDEKDMDFYGLRSYFDTNRNRSLAPFAGLFGVFAYDGVRYFEYIGEEKTKKYEFPKFIYADAKAYLHFDKMSKIYTFYGDKERYYDFLLNLKAEYKGEKECEFSIKTDLSSEKKHFENMVEVAKEYIRSGDVFQVVLGELLEISTNMNSLDFYKKLATANPSPYMFHFPTPYGDVVGSSPELVFEMKSEQIFVAPIAGTRPRGGDANADVALENELLSDEKELAEHKMLIDLARNDIGRVSEPKSVAVKNAMHIQKFEKVMHIVSDVYGKCARELNLFDVLASIFPAGTLSGAPKIRAMQIINELEIFERNIYGGGIGFLHFNGDAQVAILIRSAIFVPAKNGFSDVFVGAGAGIVYDSKSEKEYAEICHKRASVVNVFKNSAKEV, via the coding sequence ATGCTCTTAGAACAACCACTTTTTTATTATGAAGCGATCAGAGAGAAATTTAAAAATAGCTACCTTGCTGAAGACAAGACGCAAACGATAATCGGCATCGACTGCGAATATATCGATGAAAAAGATATGGACTTTTACGGACTTAGAAGCTACTTTGATACTAATCGTAACAGATCACTCGCACCTTTTGCTGGGCTTTTTGGCGTTTTTGCTTATGATGGCGTGAGATATTTTGAATATATCGGCGAAGAGAAAACTAAAAAATATGAATTTCCAAAATTTATCTACGCCGATGCTAAAGCATATCTGCACTTTGATAAGATGAGTAAAATTTACACTTTTTATGGAGATAAAGAGAGGTATTATGACTTTTTGTTAAATTTAAAGGCTGAGTATAAGGGCGAAAAAGAGTGTGAATTTAGCATAAAAACTGATCTTAGTAGCGAGAAGAAACACTTTGAAAATATGGTTGAAGTGGCAAAAGAATACATAAGAAGCGGTGACGTCTTTCAAGTGGTGCTTGGTGAGCTACTTGAAATTTCAACAAATATGAATAGTTTGGACTTTTACAAAAAGCTAGCCACTGCAAATCCAAGCCCATATATGTTTCATTTTCCTACGCCTTATGGCGATGTGGTTGGCTCGTCGCCTGAGCTTGTTTTTGAGATGAAAAGTGAGCAAATTTTTGTAGCACCAATCGCTGGCACAAGGCCAAGAGGGGGTGATGCAAATGCTGACGTGGCACTTGAAAATGAGCTTTTAAGCGACGAAAAGGAGCTCGCGGAGCACAAGATGCTAATCGATCTTGCAAGAAATGACATCGGCAGGGTCTCAGAGCCAAAGAGCGTGGCGGTAAAAAATGCGATGCATATCCAGAAATTTGAAAAAGTGATGCACATCGTTAGCGACGTCTATGGCAAGTGCGCTAGGGAGCTTAATCTTTTTGACGTGCTAGCTAGCATCTTCCCGGCTGGCACGTTAAGCGGTGCGCCAAAGATCAGAGCGATGCAGATAATCAATGAGCTTGAAATTTTTGAGAGAAATATCTATGGTGGCGGCATTGGATTTTTGCATTTTAATGGTGACGCTCAGGTGGCGATCCTTATCCGCTCAGCCATCTTTGTGCCAGCTAAAAACGGCTTTAGCGATGTCTTTGTCGGAGCTGGAGCTGGCATAGTCTATGACTCAAAAAGCGAAAAAGAGTATGCTGAAATTTGCCACAAACGAGCAAGCGTGGTAAATGTCTTTAAAAACAGCGCAAAAGAGGTTTAA
- a CDS encoding sulfite exporter TauE/SafE family protein has translation MLFVELFILGIGVGYIAGFFGIGGGTVVVPIMVAFGYDVKTAIGISVMQMIFSATFGSYLNYKAGLLKLNRGVFLGLGGLVGASFSGIIVSHAPALLLESMLLATFVFSLIKLYFSPNSDGSNANNSLFLLFLVGVFVGVFAISIGIGGGVFIAPILVGFLRYELKKAVSMGVFFVMFAAIAGFISLSLNGHISYAEGAFLGLGSLIGAYFGTKKTQNTDKKTLKKWFLVFYIAMICLILKDMFFE, from the coding sequence ATGCTTTTTGTAGAACTTTTTATATTAGGTATCGGCGTTGGTTACATAGCTGGATTTTTTGGCATCGGTGGCGGCACGGTCGTCGTTCCTATCATGGTCGCCTTTGGATACGACGTCAAAACTGCCATTGGCATAAGCGTCATGCAGATGATCTTTAGCGCAACATTTGGCTCATATCTAAACTACAAAGCTGGGCTTTTAAAGCTAAACCGCGGCGTATTTTTGGGGCTTGGCGGTCTTGTGGGGGCAAGTTTTAGCGGTATCATCGTATCGCACGCGCCTGCACTCTTACTTGAGTCTATGCTTCTAGCAACATTTGTCTTTTCGCTTATAAAACTATACTTTTCGCCAAACAGCGACGGCTCAAATGCGAATAATTCGCTCTTTTTGCTATTTTTAGTTGGTGTTTTTGTTGGCGTTTTTGCTATTAGCATCGGCATCGGCGGAGGCGTCTTTATTGCTCCTATCTTGGTTGGCTTTTTACGCTACGAGCTAAAAAAAGCGGTCTCAATGGGCGTGTTTTTCGTTATGTTTGCAGCCATCGCTGGCTTCATCTCGCTCTCGCTAAATGGCCATATCTCTTATGCTGAGGGCGCATTTTTAGGTCTTGGCTCGCTAATAGGCGCATACTTTGGCACCAAAAAGACGCAAAATACCGACAAAAAAACACTTAAAAAATGGTTTTTGGTCTTTTACATAGCGATGATATGTTTGATATTAAAAGATATGTTTTTTGAGTAA